In Tenacibaculum pacificus, a single window of DNA contains:
- a CDS encoding Bor family protein, with the protein MKNSMKMIAVVFAASTLLTSCYSYTSVVGKGAQGNSQTTEWNHYVLGGLAPVGVSNSKQMADGAKDYTVHTRLSFVNGLVSGLTFGLYSPTTTTVTK; encoded by the coding sequence ATGAAAAATTCAATGAAAATGATTGCTGTTGTATTTGCTGCATCAACATTATTAACTTCTTGTTATTCTTATACAAGTGTTGTTGGAAAAGGAGCTCAAGGAAACTCTCAAACTACTGAGTGGAACCATTATGTGTTAGGTGGTTTAGCACCTGTTGGAGTTTCTAACTCTAAGCAAATGGCTGATGGAGCTAAAGATTATACTGTTCATACAAGACTATCTTTTGTTAATGGGTTAGTATCAGGTTTAACTTTTGGACTTTACTCGCCTACTACTACTACAGTAACTAAATAG
- the radA gene encoding DNA repair protein RadA encodes MAKTKTTFFCQSCGSQHAQWIGQCKTCKEWNTIVEEVIEKEEKRAWKTPENVVKKVSKPLKVQDIQVNTEERVVTQNNELDTVLGGGIVKGAVVLLGGEPGIGKSTLLLQIALNIPQKVLYVSGEESQSQIKMRAERLQSTNSNCLILTETSTQQIFKNIEQVQPDVLVIDSIQTLHTSSIEASPGSISQIRETSAELIKFAKETGTPVLLIGHINKDGHIAGPKILEHMVDVVLQFEGDRNHTYRILRSQKNRFGSTAELGIYEMLSTGLREVSNPSEILISKKDADLSGTAIASTLEGVRPLMIEIQALVSTAVYGTPQRSTTGYNLKRLHMILAVLEKRAGFKLGAKDVFLNVTGGIHVDDPAIDLAVVAAILSSNQDMAINPNVCFAAEVGLAGEIRPVSRIDQRIIEAEKLGYETLVASKYNKIASKNHSIKLLLVGKIEEAFATLFA; translated from the coding sequence ATGGCTAAAACAAAAACTACTTTTTTCTGTCAAAGTTGCGGATCTCAACATGCACAATGGATAGGGCAGTGTAAAACCTGTAAAGAATGGAATACTATTGTTGAAGAAGTTATTGAAAAAGAAGAAAAAAGAGCTTGGAAAACGCCTGAAAACGTAGTTAAAAAAGTATCTAAACCTTTAAAAGTACAAGATATTCAAGTAAACACAGAAGAGCGTGTTGTAACTCAAAATAACGAATTAGATACTGTTTTAGGTGGTGGAATTGTAAAAGGTGCAGTTGTTTTATTAGGAGGAGAACCAGGAATCGGAAAATCGACTTTATTATTACAAATCGCTTTAAATATTCCTCAAAAAGTATTGTATGTTTCAGGAGAGGAAAGTCAATCGCAAATTAAAATGCGTGCTGAACGTTTACAATCAACCAATTCTAATTGTTTAATATTAACAGAAACGAGTACACAACAAATATTTAAAAACATAGAACAAGTTCAACCCGATGTTCTGGTAATAGATTCTATTCAAACATTACATACAAGTTCTATAGAAGCCTCACCAGGAAGTATTTCTCAAATTCGAGAAACATCAGCAGAACTTATAAAATTTGCTAAAGAAACAGGAACTCCAGTATTATTAATCGGACATATTAATAAAGACGGACATATTGCAGGACCTAAAATTTTAGAACACATGGTAGATGTTGTTTTACAATTTGAAGGAGACAGAAATCATACTTATAGAATTTTACGTTCTCAAAAAAACCGATTCGGTTCAACAGCCGAATTAGGAATTTACGAAATGTTATCAACAGGATTACGAGAAGTTTCTAATCCATCAGAAATATTAATCTCTAAAAAAGATGCCGATTTAAGCGGAACGGCAATTGCATCAACTTTAGAAGGTGTACGCCCGTTAATGATAGAAATCCAAGCATTGGTAAGTACAGCCGTTTACGGTACGCCACAACGATCTACAACAGGATATAATCTGAAAAGATTACATATGATTTTAGCTGTTTTAGAAAAACGAGCAGGATTTAAATTAGGAGCAAAGGATGTTTTTTTAAATGTTACAGGAGGAATTCATGTTGATGATCCTGCAATAGATTTAGCCGTTGTTGCTGCAATTTTATCATCAAATCAAGATATGGCAATAAACCCGAATGTGTGTTTTGCTGCCGAGGTTGGTTTAGCGGGTGAAATAAGACCAGTTTCAAGAATCGACCAACGAATTATAGAGGCTGAAAAATTAGGGTATGAAACCTTGGTTGCATCAAAATATAATAAAATAGCCTCAAAAAATCATTCTATAAAATTACTTTTAGTCGGTAAAATTGAAGAAGCTTTTGCTACCTTATTTGCTTAG
- a CDS encoding lysylphosphatidylglycerol synthase transmembrane domain-containing protein, which produces MGGFLVWYSISKISIDILIEYFKEANYSWIVLGLFFGILSHLSRAYRWKFLLEPMGYKPDFGNSTLAVLVGYLVNLALPRAGEVSRAAVMTNYENIPFEKAFGTIVAERIADVIMMLSIITITLFLQFDFIYNLLTQNFDPIRIGIILSVLILGFYLLTRYVKKASSGIGLKIKTFISGLVEGVTSIFKMKNKWAFIFHTVFIWLMYVLMFWATIPAISGLNVPLGGVLIGFIAGGFSIAATNGGIGLYPIAVAGALALFGVSEEPATAFGWIMWTAQTAMIIIFGGLAFLFLPIYNKNKK; this is translated from the coding sequence TTGGGCGGTTTTTTAGTTTGGTATTCAATCTCTAAAATTTCTATTGATATTTTAATAGAATATTTTAAAGAAGCAAATTATAGTTGGATTGTTTTAGGTTTGTTTTTTGGAATTCTAAGTCATTTATCAAGAGCATATCGTTGGAAGTTTTTATTAGAACCAATGGGCTATAAACCTGATTTTGGAAATAGCACTTTAGCCGTTTTGGTAGGTTATTTAGTTAATTTAGCATTACCAAGAGCTGGAGAAGTTTCTCGTGCAGCGGTTATGACAAATTACGAAAATATCCCTTTTGAAAAAGCCTTCGGAACTATTGTAGCCGAAAGAATTGCCGATGTAATTATGATGTTAAGTATCATTACTATTACACTTTTTCTTCAGTTCGATTTTATTTACAATTTGCTTACTCAAAATTTCGATCCCATAAGAATCGGAATTATTTTATCCGTATTAATTCTTGGATTTTATTTACTTACCCGTTATGTTAAAAAGGCAAGTTCAGGAATTGGTTTAAAAATTAAAACCTTTATTTCAGGATTGGTCGAAGGGGTAACAAGCATCTTCAAAATGAAAAATAAGTGGGCATTTATATTCCACACAGTATTTATTTGGTTGATGTATGTTTTAATGTTTTGGGCAACAATTCCTGCAATTAGTGGTTTAAATGTTCCTTTAGGAGGTGTTTTAATCGGTTTTATTGCTGGCGGATTTAGTATCGCAGCCACCAACGGAGGTATCGGTTTATATCCAATCGCTGTAGCAGGAGCATTGGCTTTATTTGGCGTATCCGAAGAACCTGCAACCGCTTTTGGTTGGATTATGTGGACAGCTCAAACAGCTATGATTATTATTTTTGGAGGATTAGCTTTTCTATTTTTACCTATTTATAATAAAAACAAAAAATAA
- the panD gene encoding aspartate 1-decarboxylase, which yields MLVQVVKSKIHRVKATGADLNYIGSITIDEDLMDAAGIIEGERVQIVNNNNGERLETYAIPGPRGSGEITLNGAAARKVAKGDVLILIVYAFMELEEAKKFKPSLVFPNEADNTLT from the coding sequence ATGTTAGTACAAGTAGTAAAATCTAAAATACACCGTGTAAAAGCTACCGGTGCCGATTTAAATTATATAGGAAGCATTACCATTGACGAAGACTTAATGGATGCAGCAGGAATTATAGAAGGTGAACGTGTTCAAATTGTGAATAACAATAATGGAGAACGTTTAGAAACCTATGCTATTCCAGGACCTAGAGGAAGTGGCGAAATTACATTAAACGGAGCTGCGGCAAGAAAAGTAGCAAAAGGTGATGTATTAATTCTAATCGTGTATGCGTTTATGGAATTAGAAGAAGCTAAGAAATTTAAACCTTCTTTAGTTTTTCCTAACGAAGCAGATAATACCCTTACATAA
- a CDS encoding glycogen/starch synthase → MKDKRILYVSSEVIPYLPETELSSTAFNVAKNAHSKGVQTRIFMPRFGVINERRHQLHEVIRLSGMNLIINDMDMPLIIKVASIPKERMQVYFIDNEEYFKRKAVYSDEDDKMFDDNDERMIFFAKGVVETVKKLNWAPDVIHIHGWMASLLPLYLREFYKEEPLFTESKIVTSIYQNNFEGELNSELANKVRFDKIDESKIATIVTPNQINILKSAIENSDAIVKGSEVLPDEINDFIAEKATKVLEFQSEETLTEAYLDFYKENVLEISE, encoded by the coding sequence ATGAAGGATAAGAGAATATTATACGTTTCATCAGAGGTAATACCCTATTTACCGGAAACAGAATTATCGTCTACTGCATTTAATGTTGCTAAAAACGCACATTCTAAAGGAGTTCAAACCCGTATTTTTATGCCTCGTTTTGGGGTAATTAACGAACGAAGGCATCAATTACATGAGGTAATTCGTTTGTCTGGAATGAATTTAATAATTAATGACATGGATATGCCATTAATCATTAAAGTTGCTTCAATTCCTAAAGAAAGAATGCAGGTCTATTTCATTGACAATGAAGAATATTTTAAGCGTAAAGCGGTATATTCTGATGAAGATGACAAAATGTTTGATGATAATGACGAACGTATGATTTTCTTTGCAAAGGGAGTTGTAGAAACTGTTAAAAAATTAAACTGGGCACCTGATGTAATTCATATTCACGGATGGATGGCGTCTTTACTTCCATTATATTTAAGAGAATTTTATAAAGAAGAACCATTATTTACGGAAAGTAAAATTGTAACTTCGATTTATCAAAATAATTTTGAAGGTGAGTTAAATAGTGAATTAGCAAATAAAGTTCGTTTTGATAAAATTGACGAATCAAAAATTGCAACTATTGTAACACCGAATCAAATTAATATCTTAAAAAGTGCCATTGAAAACTCAGATGCTATTGTAAAAGGTAGTGAAGTTTTACCTGATGAAATTAATGATTTTATTGCCGAAAAAGCAACAAAAGTCTTAGAATTTCAATCAGAAGAAACTTTAACAGAGGCGTATTTAGATTTTTACAAAGAAAATGTTTTAGAAATAAGTGAATAA
- a CDS encoding DUF4270 family protein, with product MIRKIGVLGISLLCLATIISCEKDFNDVGGRVIDNTKFETGELLLDVAIEKIDISDSNTNDAYKAVRADNISTTVGEYWLGVYKNGGYKGIEASIISQLKLLNNPKIKDTKPATKIGEIDSIYVLDKVILKIPYTATNIGKETDGKPKFRLDSILGDISIPMPLNIYRNGTYLSELNPSNPANQNSFQSNHSYIKSELLNENTGFTFKPSPKDTMLILTRNISNGNTYKDTIKLANKAPFLTIPLDKEKMKTIFWDKFKDTEFSSSSTFNNYFRGLIIETEGSNGTIFPLSLLGTNASVSVDFLYTITTFQKKEGEATLVLKDTLPNTYSFPLSGIRNSKYVMSPATTAVPSNNFVIQGTAGTMAKVTILNESKLQELRDDKLLINDASLTFYVNQNINTNKNIVPQKLFIYQNIDKGTKGIVPTQLTDAYKETATFGGYIQLSEDDKPEKYSFSIKDYISDLLDGTTSDIEPLILKVYNNPTDSAIKNNAIDVNVRTYNWNPRGVTLLNGSETANGVKRAVLKISYSKEK from the coding sequence ATGATTAGAAAAATTGGGGTTTTAGGTATTAGCTTGTTATGTTTAGCTACTATAATATCATGTGAAAAAGATTTTAACGATGTAGGTGGTCGTGTTATTGATAACACAAAATTTGAAACTGGCGAACTATTATTAGATGTCGCTATTGAAAAAATTGATATATCAGACTCAAATACTAACGATGCTTATAAAGCTGTTAGAGCAGATAATATAAGTACTACTGTAGGTGAGTATTGGCTAGGTGTATATAAAAATGGGGGTTATAAAGGTATTGAAGCGTCTATTATTAGCCAATTAAAACTATTAAATAATCCTAAAATAAAAGATACAAAACCTGCTACAAAAATTGGAGAAATAGACTCTATTTATGTACTTGACAAGGTTATTCTTAAAATACCATATACAGCAACCAATATAGGCAAAGAAACTGATGGAAAACCTAAATTCAGGTTAGATTCTATTTTAGGAGATATTAGTATTCCTATGCCTTTAAATATTTACAGAAACGGAACGTATTTAAGTGAACTAAATCCTAGTAATCCAGCTAACCAAAATAGTTTTCAATCTAATCATTCTTATATTAAATCTGAATTATTAAATGAAAATACTGGGTTTACATTTAAACCTAGTCCAAAAGATACAATGCTAATATTAACAAGAAATATTAGTAATGGTAACACTTATAAAGACACTATAAAATTAGCAAATAAAGCGCCATTTTTAACTATCCCTTTGGATAAAGAAAAAATGAAAACTATTTTTTGGGATAAATTCAAAGACACTGAGTTTTCTTCTTCTAGTACTTTCAACAACTATTTTAGAGGTTTAATTATTGAAACGGAAGGAAGTAATGGTACTATTTTCCCTCTTAGTTTACTAGGAACTAATGCTTCAGTTAGCGTTGATTTTCTTTATACAATTACTACTTTTCAGAAAAAAGAAGGAGAAGCTACTTTAGTATTAAAAGATACCTTACCAAACACTTATTCCTTCCCTTTATCAGGTATAAGAAACAGCAAATATGTGATGTCACCAGCAACTACAGCTGTACCTTCAAATAATTTTGTAATACAAGGTACTGCTGGAACTATGGCAAAAGTTACAATATTAAACGAAAGTAAGCTTCAAGAGTTAAGAGATGATAAGTTATTAATTAATGATGCTTCTTTAACTTTTTATGTCAATCAAAATATTAATACGAATAAAAATATAGTACCTCAAAAGTTATTTATTTATCAAAATATAGATAAAGGAACTAAAGGAATTGTTCCAACACAATTAACAGATGCTTATAAAGAAACAGCTACTTTTGGTGGTTATATTCAATTGTCAGAGGATGATAAACCTGAGAAATATTCTTTTAGTATAAAAGATTATATTTCTGACTTATTAGATGGTACAACAAGTGATATTGAACCTTTAATATTAAAAGTATATAATAACCCTACAGATAGTGCTATAAAAAATAATGCTATTGATGTAAATGTTAGAACATATAATTGGAATCCTAGAGGAGTTACATTGTTAAACGGAAGTGAAACTGCTAACGGAGTAAAAAGAGCTGTATTAAAAATATCATATTCAAAAGAAAAATAA